A genomic segment from Bradyrhizobium diazoefficiens USDA 110 encodes:
- a CDS encoding dicarboxylate/amino acid:cation symporter — translation MTQIAIQPAIRRRHQPWYKILYVQVLIAIVLGVLIGYFYPDFGKELKPLGDGFIALIKMMIAPVIFCTVVHGISSMGDLKRVGRVGLKSLIYFESVSTVALAVGLLVGEVLQPGHGFNIDPATIDPKSVATYVTKAKEEGIVAHLMAIIPDSYVGAIARGDLLQVLLISILSGFAIAFLGKAGEPIADAIDKAAKMFFGIIRIIVRVAPVGAFGAMAFTVGAYGLGSLLNLAALIGTFYLTSILFVLIVLGAIARLAGFSILRFIAYIKDELLIVLGTSSSETVLPQMIQKMEHLGASRSVVGLVIPTGYSFNLDGTNIYMTLATLFLAQATNTHLTIWQELGILGIAMITSKGASGVTGAGFITLAATLSIVPDIPIQSIAILVGIDKFMSECRALTNLIGNGVACVVISISEGELDRDALHETMAHPLEIGEALEPGGGA, via the coding sequence ATGACACAGATCGCGATCCAGCCAGCCATCCGTCGCCGGCATCAGCCCTGGTACAAGATCCTCTACGTCCAGGTGCTGATCGCGATCGTGCTCGGAGTGCTCATCGGCTATTTCTATCCCGATTTCGGCAAGGAGCTGAAGCCGCTCGGCGACGGCTTCATCGCGCTGATCAAAATGATGATCGCGCCGGTGATCTTCTGCACCGTGGTGCACGGCATCTCCTCGATGGGCGATCTCAAGCGTGTCGGCCGGGTCGGGCTGAAGTCGCTGATCTATTTCGAATCGGTCTCGACCGTCGCGCTCGCGGTCGGCCTTTTGGTCGGCGAGGTGCTCCAGCCCGGACACGGCTTCAACATCGATCCCGCCACGATCGACCCGAAATCGGTCGCGACCTACGTCACCAAGGCCAAGGAGGAAGGCATCGTCGCCCATCTGATGGCGATCATCCCCGACAGCTATGTGGGCGCAATTGCGCGTGGCGACCTCCTGCAAGTGCTCCTGATCTCGATCCTCTCGGGCTTCGCCATCGCCTTCCTCGGCAAGGCCGGCGAGCCGATCGCGGATGCGATCGACAAGGCCGCAAAGATGTTCTTCGGCATCATCCGCATCATCGTGCGCGTCGCTCCCGTTGGCGCCTTCGGCGCGATGGCGTTCACCGTCGGCGCCTACGGCCTCGGCTCGCTGCTCAACCTCGCCGCGCTGATCGGCACGTTCTACCTCACCAGCATCCTGTTCGTGCTGATCGTGCTGGGCGCAATCGCCCGGCTCGCCGGCTTCTCGATCCTGCGCTTCATCGCCTACATCAAGGACGAGCTGTTGATCGTGCTCGGCACGTCGTCGTCGGAGACTGTGCTGCCGCAGATGATCCAGAAGATGGAGCATCTCGGCGCCTCCCGCTCGGTGGTCGGCCTTGTCATCCCGACCGGCTACAGCTTCAACCTCGACGGCACCAACATCTACATGACGCTGGCAACGCTGTTTCTGGCGCAGGCGACCAACACGCATCTGACGATCTGGCAGGAGCTCGGCATCCTCGGCATCGCCATGATCACCTCGAAGGGCGCCTCGGGCGTGACCGGCGCCGGCTTCATCACGCTCGCCGCGACGCTCTCGATCGTGCCTGACATCCCGATCCAGTCGATCGCGATCCTGGTCGGCATCGACAAGTTCATGAGCGAGTGCCGCGCGCTGACCAATCTGATCGGCAACGGCGTCGCCTGCGTCGTCATCAGCATCTCCGAGGGCGAGCTCGACCGCGACGCGCTGCACGAGACCATGGCCCATCCGCTGGAGATCGGCGAGGCGCTGGAACCGGGCGGCGGCGCGTAA
- a CDS encoding ABC-F family ATP-binding cassette domain-containing protein yields MPASIILSNLSLSTPDGRSLFSNIDLTFAAERTGLVGRNGVGKSTLLASICREHVPTSGRILTNGTVGLLRQDVQLRAGATVADLFGVREALKLLRCAARGDASADDIAAIDWTLEARLASALARVGFDLAPDTELSCLSGGQTTRVRLAALVFAEPDFLLLDEPTNNLDRDGRKAVIDLLAAWRGGAIVVSHDRGLLETMDAIVELTSLGATRYGGNWSRYREQKAVELAAVRHDLAYAEKRLSEIDGKAQEAVERKARKDSGGRKKRAKGDMPRILAGARKDRSEDTGGKTAQVAERRRAEALEAVDTARRRIEILQPLSVRLPSTNLPAGREVVWLDRVSAGYRPERAILRELSFTIVGPERVAVVGPNGSGKTTLLKLIAGEMCPLVGTVRVKPEFALFDQTVSLLDPAISILDNFRRLNPEAGMNACHAALARFMFRADAALQIAGSLSGGQLLRAGLACVFGGATPPSLLILDEPTNHLDIASIEAVEAGLRAYDGALLVVSHDEAFLQAIRITRRLDLAAKVPGADGRIL; encoded by the coding sequence ATGCCTGCTTCCATCATCCTGTCGAACCTGTCGCTGTCCACGCCTGACGGCCGTTCTCTTTTTTCCAATATCGATCTGACATTCGCGGCCGAGCGAACCGGTCTCGTCGGCCGCAACGGCGTCGGCAAATCGACGCTGCTGGCGTCGATTTGCCGGGAACATGTTCCCACGTCGGGGCGCATTCTGACCAACGGAACCGTCGGCCTGCTGCGCCAGGACGTTCAACTGCGCGCGGGCGCGACCGTGGCCGATCTGTTCGGCGTGCGGGAAGCGCTGAAGCTGCTGCGCTGTGCGGCGCGGGGCGATGCCTCCGCCGACGACATCGCTGCGATCGACTGGACTCTCGAAGCACGGCTCGCGTCCGCGCTGGCGCGCGTCGGGTTCGATCTTGCCCCCGATACGGAGCTGTCCTGCCTGTCCGGCGGCCAGACGACGCGGGTTCGTCTTGCCGCGCTGGTGTTCGCCGAGCCCGACTTCCTGCTGCTGGATGAGCCCACCAACAACCTCGACCGGGACGGGCGCAAGGCCGTGATCGATCTCCTCGCCGCTTGGCGCGGCGGCGCGATCGTCGTCAGCCACGATCGGGGCCTGCTCGAAACCATGGACGCGATCGTCGAGTTGACGTCGCTCGGAGCAACGCGATACGGCGGCAATTGGAGCAGGTACCGCGAGCAGAAGGCCGTCGAGCTCGCTGCCGTCAGGCACGACCTTGCTTATGCCGAGAAGCGGCTGTCCGAGATCGACGGCAAGGCGCAGGAGGCTGTGGAGAGGAAGGCGCGCAAGGACAGCGGCGGCAGGAAGAAGCGTGCCAAGGGCGACATGCCGCGCATCCTGGCCGGCGCGCGCAAGGATCGCAGCGAGGACACCGGCGGAAAGACGGCGCAAGTTGCCGAGCGGCGGCGCGCGGAAGCGCTCGAGGCCGTCGACACGGCGCGCCGGCGCATCGAGATTCTCCAGCCGTTGTCCGTGAGATTGCCGTCGACAAACCTGCCGGCGGGGAGGGAGGTGGTTTGGCTCGATCGGGTCAGCGCCGGCTATCGTCCGGAGCGCGCGATCCTGCGGGAACTGTCGTTCACGATCGTCGGGCCGGAGCGTGTGGCGGTGGTCGGGCCAAATGGTTCAGGCAAGACGACGCTACTGAAGCTCATTGCCGGCGAGATGTGCCCCCTCGTGGGCACGGTGAGGGTCAAGCCCGAGTTCGCGCTGTTCGACCAGACGGTCAGCCTGCTCGATCCCGCGATCTCGATCCTGGACAATTTCAGGCGCCTCAATCCAGAGGCGGGCATGAATGCGTGCCATGCCGCCCTTGCGCGCTTCATGTTTCGCGCCGACGCTGCCTTGCAGATCGCCGGGAGCCTGAGCGGCGGACAGCTGCTTCGTGCCGGTCTTGCTTGCGTGTTCGGCGGGGCGACGCCGCCCTCACTGCTGATCCTGGACGAGCCGACCAACCATCTGGATATCGCGTCCATCGAAGCCGTCGAAGCGGGCTTGCGGGCCTATGATGGCGCGTTGCTTGTCGTCAGTCATGACGAGGCATTCTTGCAGGCGATAAGGATTACGCGGCGGCTCGATTTGGCCGCCAAGGTGCCTGGCGCCGATGGCCGGATCCTCTGA
- a CDS encoding RidA family protein: MSITRSIRTPIMHRAVEANGFVFFGGTIADDTSVSMGDQTRNILGKIAGYLKEAGTDKSRVVSASIFVTDLSKKKEMDAAWTEFFGDNLPTRATVGVADLGGSALIEVVVTALKG, encoded by the coding sequence ATGAGCATCACCCGCAGCATCCGCACGCCCATCATGCACCGCGCCGTCGAGGCCAACGGCTTCGTCTTCTTCGGCGGCACCATCGCCGACGACACGTCGGTTTCCATGGGCGATCAGACCCGCAATATTCTCGGCAAGATCGCCGGCTATCTGAAAGAGGCCGGCACCGACAAGAGCCGCGTCGTCAGCGCCTCGATTTTCGTCACGGATCTTTCCAAGAAGAAGGAGATGGACGCGGCCTGGACCGAGTTCTTCGGCGACAATCTGCCGACCCGCGCCACCGTCGGCGTCGCCGATCTCGGCGGCAGCGCGTTGATCGAAGTCGTGGTCACCGCCCTCAAGGGTTGA
- a CDS encoding NAD(P)/FAD-dependent oxidoreductase: protein MTGNVDAIVIGGGIHGCSTTLHLCLAGLKPVLIEKDYAGRHASGVNAGGVRQLARHVPEIPLSIRSMGIWERITDLLDDDCSFESHGQVLVAENEDELAVCRARVAELNALGFTHEELIDATELRRLVPAVAETCPGGVVSRRDGAANPAQTTTAFRRKAEQLGATVREGVAASNIRYSDGLWYVDVGSDTYAAPVLVNAAGAWAGKIAAALGEPVPVETVAPMLMITSRVPHFIDPVVILRGRKLSFKQFSNGTVLIGGGHLATPYQDRNETVLDWKSLAISARTVFELFPVMRSATIVRAWAGIEAKMKDDIPVFGPSSRHKGLYHQFGFSLHGFQLGPGAGAVMAELIVNGGTQTRIGDLGIDRFHPSTL from the coding sequence ATGACTGGAAACGTGGATGCGATCGTCATTGGCGGCGGCATCCACGGATGCTCGACCACGCTGCATCTGTGCCTCGCCGGCCTGAAGCCGGTGCTGATCGAGAAGGATTATGCGGGCCGGCATGCTTCCGGCGTCAATGCCGGCGGCGTGCGCCAGCTTGCGCGGCACGTCCCGGAGATCCCGCTCTCGATCCGCTCGATGGGGATCTGGGAGAGGATCACCGACCTCCTCGACGACGATTGCAGCTTCGAGAGCCACGGCCAGGTGCTGGTCGCCGAGAACGAGGACGAGCTCGCGGTCTGCCGCGCGCGTGTCGCCGAGCTGAACGCGCTCGGCTTCACCCATGAAGAGCTGATCGACGCCACCGAACTTCGCCGCCTCGTGCCTGCGGTGGCCGAGACCTGCCCCGGCGGCGTGGTCTCGCGCCGTGACGGCGCGGCCAATCCTGCGCAAACGACGACCGCGTTCCGCCGCAAGGCCGAACAGCTCGGCGCGACCGTGCGCGAGGGCGTGGCGGCCAGCAACATCCGCTACAGCGACGGCCTCTGGTATGTCGATGTCGGCTCCGACACCTATGCCGCGCCGGTGCTGGTCAACGCAGCCGGCGCCTGGGCTGGAAAGATCGCCGCCGCGCTCGGCGAGCCGGTGCCGGTCGAGACCGTGGCCCCGATGCTGATGATCACCTCGCGCGTGCCGCACTTCATCGATCCCGTCGTGATCCTGCGTGGCCGCAAGCTGTCCTTCAAGCAGTTCTCGAACGGCACCGTGCTGATCGGCGGCGGGCATCTCGCGACGCCCTATCAGGACCGCAATGAGACGGTGCTGGACTGGAAGAGCCTCGCGATCAGCGCGCGCACCGTGTTCGAGCTGTTTCCGGTGATGCGCAGCGCGACGATCGTTCGTGCCTGGGCCGGCATCGAGGCCAAGATGAAGGACGACATCCCCGTGTTCGGGCCGAGTTCGCGGCACAAGGGTCTCTATCACCAGTTCGGCTTCTCGCTGCACGGCTTCCAGCTCGGTCCCGGCGCCGGCGCCGTGATGGCGGAGCTGATCGTCAACGGTGGCACCCAGACACGCATCGGTGATCTCGGCATCGACCGTTTCCACCCTTCCACGCTCTAG
- a CDS encoding NAD(P)/FAD-dependent oxidoreductase, which yields MTVAPKREDYDVVVIGAGPAGLAAAATSAEAGLSTLLLDENIGPGGQVFRAISSTPVTDRNQLGADYWVGADLVQSLRASNAEVIQRAMVWSLDRNLDIAVSVGGASAFVKAKRVILATGALERPFPIPGWTLPGVMTAGAAQTMLKSSALVPDGRTVIAGQGPLLWLLAAQILRLGGRIDRILDTTERGNYFAALPHAFAFLTSPYFAKGLSMMREVKAKVQVVTGVTELTASGDGQLANVSYVAGGKRETLPVDLLLLHQGVVPNVNLAMAAGVEHRWDELQLCWSPVLDANGSSSVAGIAIAGDGAGIGGANAAVVRGRIAARAAVEALAPAAAAKLASMATLRADLAKAERGRAFLDTLFRPAPQFRIPSGDTIVCRCEEVTAKDVLDSVAIGATGPNQLKAYRRTGMGPCQGRLCGLTVTELMAQARGKSPQEIGYYRLRAPVKPITLAELAAVPKTEDDVKAVVRG from the coding sequence ATGACTGTGGCTCCCAAGCGCGAAGATTACGACGTCGTGGTGATTGGCGCCGGGCCCGCCGGCCTCGCCGCTGCCGCGACATCGGCCGAGGCCGGCCTGTCGACGCTGCTGCTCGACGAGAATATCGGCCCCGGCGGTCAGGTATTTCGTGCGATCTCCTCGACACCCGTGACCGACCGCAACCAGCTCGGCGCCGATTATTGGGTCGGAGCCGATCTCGTGCAGTCACTGCGCGCGAGCAATGCGGAAGTGATTCAGCGTGCGATGGTCTGGAGCCTCGACCGCAATCTCGACATCGCCGTCTCCGTCGGTGGTGCTTCGGCCTTCGTCAAGGCAAAGCGCGTGATCCTGGCGACCGGCGCGCTGGAGCGTCCGTTCCCGATTCCCGGCTGGACGTTGCCGGGCGTGATGACCGCGGGTGCCGCGCAGACCATGCTGAAGTCATCGGCGCTGGTGCCCGATGGCCGCACCGTGATCGCGGGGCAGGGGCCGCTGCTCTGGCTGCTCGCCGCGCAGATCTTGCGGCTTGGCGGCCGCATCGACCGCATCCTCGACACCACCGAGCGCGGCAATTATTTCGCGGCGCTGCCGCACGCCTTCGCCTTCCTGACCTCGCCCTATTTCGCCAAGGGCCTGTCGATGATGCGCGAGGTGAAGGCGAAGGTGCAGGTCGTCACAGGCGTCACGGAGCTCACCGCGTCGGGTGACGGCCAGCTTGCCAATGTGAGCTATGTCGCCGGCGGCAAGCGCGAGACGCTTCCCGTCGATCTTCTGCTGCTGCATCAGGGCGTCGTGCCCAACGTCAATCTGGCGATGGCGGCCGGTGTCGAGCATCGCTGGGACGAGCTGCAATTGTGCTGGTCGCCGGTGCTCGACGCGAACGGCTCATCGTCGGTCGCCGGCATCGCGATCGCCGGCGACGGCGCCGGCATCGGCGGTGCCAATGCCGCCGTGGTCCGCGGCCGCATCGCGGCGCGCGCGGCGGTGGAAGCGTTGGCGCCCGCGGCTGCCGCGAAGCTCGCATCGATGGCGACGCTCCGCGCCGATCTCGCCAAGGCCGAGCGCGGCCGCGCTTTCCTCGACACGTTGTTCCGCCCGGCGCCGCAGTTCCGCATTCCCTCGGGCGATACCATCGTCTGCCGCTGCGAGGAGGTCACTGCAAAGGACGTTCTCGATTCCGTCGCGATCGGCGCGACCGGGCCGAACCAGCTCAAGGCCTACCGCCGCACCGGCATGGGCCCGTGCCAGGGCCGGCTCTGCGGCCTCACCGTCACCGAGCTGATGGCGCAGGCGCGGGGTAAAAGCCCGCAGGAGATCGGCTATTACCGGCTGCGCGCGCCGGTGAAGCCGATCACGCTCGCCGAGCTTGCCGCCGTTCCCAAGACCGAGGACGACGTCAAGGCCGTGGTGCGCGGATGA
- a CDS encoding (2Fe-2S)-binding protein codes for MFRRSEQDKRPQVQIFVDGVAVAARQGDTVSAALLASGQDARRSTAVSGAPRLPYCMMGVCFDCLVTIDGVGNRQGCIVPVAEGMQIEIQKGKREIGR; via the coding sequence ATGTTTAGACGATCCGAACAGGACAAACGCCCGCAAGTGCAGATCTTCGTCGATGGCGTTGCCGTCGCGGCGCGCCAGGGCGACACCGTCTCCGCCGCGCTATTGGCCTCCGGCCAGGATGCACGGCGTTCCACCGCGGTGAGCGGCGCGCCGCGTCTGCCTTACTGCATGATGGGCGTGTGCTTCGACTGCCTCGTCACCATCGACGGCGTGGGCAACCGGCAGGGCTGCATCGTGCCCGTTGCCGAGGGCATGCAGATCGAGATCCAGAAGGGCAAGCGGGAGATCGGAAGATGA
- a CDS encoding NAD(P)/FAD-dependent oxidoreductase, whose protein sequence is MSGEYDVAVVGGGLLGSAIAWGLGRLGKKVAVLDEGDITKRASRANFALVWVQSKGLGMPAYTVWTVQASQAWGRLAFELKQQTGLDVSLQQNGGFHLTLGEDEFGQRTELVKRMHNQVGAADYKMEMLPASEVKKALPLIGPEVSGGSYCPLDGHVNSLRTFRAFHTGFMAFGIDYLPERPVSAISKSGGEFRLTTPKGELRAAKVVLAAGNANQTLAPMVGLHAPMGPTRGQIVVTERTMPFLPHPLTTIRQTDEGTVMIGDSKEDELDDRTLKHSISAVMTDRAQRMFPHLSRLNVIRSWAGIRVMPQDGFPIYDQSETHPGAFVACCHSGVTLASNHAFEIARMVAQGALEPELVGAFSASRFGGAGAANNSGY, encoded by the coding sequence ATGTCAGGAGAATACGACGTCGCCGTCGTCGGCGGCGGGTTGCTCGGCTCCGCCATTGCCTGGGGCCTCGGCCGGCTCGGCAAGAAGGTCGCCGTGCTCGACGAAGGCGACATCACCAAGCGCGCCTCGCGCGCCAATTTTGCGCTGGTCTGGGTGCAGAGCAAGGGCCTGGGCATGCCGGCCTATACGGTGTGGACAGTGCAGGCGTCGCAGGCATGGGGCCGGCTTGCCTTCGAGCTGAAGCAGCAGACCGGCCTCGATGTCTCGCTGCAACAAAATGGCGGCTTCCATCTCACCCTCGGCGAGGACGAATTCGGCCAGCGCACCGAGCTCGTCAAGCGCATGCACAACCAGGTCGGCGCCGCCGACTACAAGATGGAGATGCTGCCGGCGTCCGAGGTGAAGAAGGCGCTGCCGCTGATCGGGCCGGAAGTTTCCGGTGGCAGCTATTGTCCGCTCGACGGCCACGTCAATTCGCTGCGCACGTTCCGCGCCTTCCACACCGGCTTTATGGCGTTCGGCATCGATTATCTTCCGGAGCGGCCGGTTTCGGCGATCAGCAAGAGCGGCGGCGAATTCCGCCTGACCACGCCGAAAGGCGAGCTTCGTGCCGCCAAGGTCGTGCTTGCCGCGGGCAATGCCAACCAGACGCTCGCGCCGATGGTCGGCCTCCATGCGCCGATGGGCCCGACCCGCGGCCAGATCGTGGTGACCGAACGCACCATGCCGTTCCTGCCGCATCCGCTGACCACGATCCGCCAGACCGACGAGGGCACGGTGATGATCGGCGACAGCAAGGAGGACGAGCTGGACGATCGCACGCTGAAGCATTCGATCAGCGCGGTGATGACCGATCGCGCGCAGCGCATGTTCCCGCACCTGTCGCGGCTCAACGTTATCAGAAGCTGGGCCGGCATCCGCGTCATGCCGCAGGACGGCTTTCCGATCTATGACCAGTCGGAAACGCATCCCGGCGCCTTCGTCGCCTGCTGCCATTCCGGCGTGACGCTCGCCTCCAACCACGCCTTCGAGATCGCGCGCATGGTGGCGCAGGGCGCGCTCGAGCCTGAGCTGGTCGGCGCGTTCTCCGCGAGCCGTTTTGGCGGCGCTGGCGCGGCCAACAACAGCGGCTACTAG
- a CDS encoding ABC transporter permease yields the protein MRRNGPLALIFHTVFVIVMVAPILVVCLVAFTPEGFLSLPTNGFSLRWFRTIANYPEFIHAFWVSLGLGALSSLVALLFAVPAALAIARYRFRGRDALAALFLSPLMIPHVVLGIAFLRFFTSAGLGGSFAALIIAHVIIVFPFALRLTLAAATGMDLSVEMAAVSLGAGGWTLFRRVTLPLILPGVISGWALAFIQSFDDLTMTVFLAAPGTETLPVRMFLYIQDNIDPLVTSVSACVIAITMTALILLDRFYGLDRVLAGKGDTGR from the coding sequence ATGAGACGGAACGGCCCGCTGGCGCTGATCTTCCACACCGTGTTCGTCATCGTCATGGTGGCGCCGATCCTGGTGGTCTGCCTCGTCGCCTTCACGCCCGAAGGCTTCCTGTCGCTGCCGACCAACGGCTTTTCGCTGCGCTGGTTCAGGACCATCGCGAACTATCCTGAATTCATCCACGCCTTCTGGGTCAGCCTCGGGCTCGGCGCGCTGTCGTCCCTCGTGGCGCTGTTGTTCGCGGTGCCCGCGGCGCTCGCGATCGCGCGCTATCGCTTCCGCGGCCGCGATGCGCTGGCAGCGCTGTTCCTGTCGCCGCTGATGATCCCGCATGTCGTGCTCGGCATCGCCTTCCTGCGCTTCTTTACCTCCGCCGGCCTCGGCGGCAGCTTCGCGGCGCTGATCATCGCGCATGTCATCATCGTGTTTCCGTTCGCGCTGCGGCTGACGCTTGCGGCCGCGACCGGCATGGACCTTTCGGTCGAGATGGCGGCGGTCTCGCTCGGCGCCGGCGGCTGGACGCTGTTCCGCCGCGTGACCTTGCCGCTGATCCTGCCCGGCGTCATCAGCGGCTGGGCGCTGGCCTTCATCCAGTCCTTTGACGATCTCACCATGACCGTCTTCCTCGCGGCGCCCGGAACCGAGACGTTGCCGGTGCGCATGTTCCTTTATATCCAGGACAACATCGATCCGCTGGTGACGTCGGTCTCGGCCTGCGTGATCGCGATCACCATGACCGCCCTCATTCTGCTCGACCGCTTCTACGGGCTCGACCGTGTGCTCGCCGGCAAGGGCGATACGGGACGATAG
- a CDS encoding ABC transporter permease, with amino-acid sequence MSAVADTAPPGAADARIARAPWVLSAPALMLFVGVLLIPLAMTVMLSFHDWGQYKGIEPVFILKNWHEIATDPYYAEMFWRTFRIAILTTLLTALLGAPEAYILNRMSGRWKSFFLLVILGPLLISVVARTLGWALLFGGNNGLVNKLLMSAGLIRAPIPFMFTETGMVIALAHVMMPFMVLSVWAALQRLDPQIENAAMSLGAGPITTIRRIIMPQIMPGVLSGAIIVFSLSASAFATPAIIGGRRLKVAATLAYDEFLNTLNWPLGAAVATLLLVALVLIVVGSNALIERRYAEVFR; translated from the coding sequence ATGAGTGCGGTCGCAGACACGGCTCCGCCGGGGGCCGCCGATGCGCGCATCGCACGCGCGCCATGGGTACTCTCCGCGCCCGCCTTGATGCTGTTCGTCGGCGTGCTGCTGATTCCGCTCGCGATGACCGTGATGCTGTCGTTCCACGATTGGGGCCAGTACAAGGGCATCGAACCGGTCTTCATCCTGAAGAACTGGCACGAGATCGCGACCGATCCCTACTACGCCGAAATGTTCTGGCGGACGTTTCGCATCGCGATCCTGACGACTCTCCTCACGGCCCTGCTAGGTGCGCCCGAAGCCTACATCCTCAACCGCATGAGCGGACGCTGGAAGAGCTTCTTCCTGCTCGTCATCCTCGGACCGCTGCTGATCTCCGTGGTGGCGCGGACGCTCGGCTGGGCGTTGCTGTTCGGCGGGAACAACGGGCTCGTCAACAAGCTCCTGATGTCGGCCGGGCTGATCCGTGCACCGATTCCCTTCATGTTCACCGAAACCGGCATGGTCATCGCGCTGGCGCATGTGATGATGCCGTTCATGGTGCTGTCGGTGTGGGCCGCGCTTCAGCGGCTCGATCCGCAGATCGAGAACGCCGCGATGTCGCTTGGCGCAGGTCCGATCACCACTATTCGCCGCATCATCATGCCGCAGATCATGCCGGGCGTGCTGTCGGGCGCGATCATCGTGTTCTCGCTCTCGGCCAGCGCCTTTGCGACGCCCGCGATCATCGGCGGCCGTCGGCTCAAGGTTGCGGCGACGCTGGCCTATGACGAGTTCCTGAACACGCTGAACTGGCCGCTCGGTGCGGCGGTCGCGACGCTGCTGCTGGTTGCGCTGGTCTTGATCGTCGTCGGCAGCAATGCGCTGATCGAGCGACGCTACGCGGAGGTGTTCCGATGA
- a CDS encoding ABC transporter ATP-binding protein: protein MAYLELDRVAKQFGAQTVVDDVSLSVGKGEFISFLGPSGCGKTTTLQMIAGFLDPTRGAIRLEGKDLTAIHPARRGLGIVFQSYALFPHMTAAENVAFGLEMRKVPRAERAERVRAALAMVGLAGYEDRHPRRMSGGQQQRVALARALVIKPSVLLLDEPLSNLDAKLREEMQIELRQIQRTIGTTTILVTHDQNEAMSLSDRIVVMSQGKIEQIGTPQETYEKPASAFVSQFLGKTNDFAATIDRATAPAKLVAGSWSAPAPVGLSGPVTVSIRPERIGFGDTGLSAKIVTRIFQGNHWLFQCDSECGPAIVIRQNDGQSQPAEGETVRLAWRPEDMSVRGAAA, encoded by the coding sequence ATGGCCTATCTCGAGCTCGATCGGGTCGCCAAGCAGTTCGGAGCACAGACTGTGGTCGATGACGTCAGTCTGTCGGTGGGGAAGGGGGAGTTCATCTCCTTCCTCGGCCCGTCCGGCTGCGGCAAGACCACGACCCTGCAGATGATCGCGGGCTTCCTCGATCCCACGCGCGGCGCGATTCGCCTCGAGGGCAAGGACCTGACCGCGATCCATCCGGCCAGGCGTGGCCTCGGCATCGTGTTCCAGAGCTACGCGCTGTTTCCGCACATGACCGCGGCGGAGAACGTCGCCTTCGGCCTCGAGATGCGCAAGGTGCCGCGCGCCGAAAGGGCCGAGCGCGTTCGCGCCGCGCTCGCGATGGTCGGCCTCGCCGGCTACGAGGATCGCCATCCGCGCCGCATGTCCGGCGGCCAGCAGCAGCGCGTGGCGCTGGCGCGTGCGCTGGTGATCAAGCCGAGCGTGCTGCTGCTCGACGAGCCGCTGTCGAACCTCGATGCCAAGCTGCGCGAGGAGATGCAGATCGAGCTGCGCCAGATCCAGCGCACCATCGGCACCACCACGATCCTGGTCACGCACGACCAGAACGAGGCGATGTCGCTGTCCGACCGCATCGTGGTGATGAGCCAGGGCAAGATCGAGCAGATCGGCACGCCGCAGGAGACCTATGAGAAGCCCGCCTCGGCCTTCGTCTCGCAGTTTCTCGGCAAGACTAACGACTTTGCCGCGACGATCGATCGGGCCACGGCGCCCGCGAAGCTGGTGGCGGGCTCCTGGAGCGCGCCGGCACCAGTTGGCCTCAGCGGTCCCGTCACCGTCAGCATTCGCCCTGAAAGAATTGGTTTTGGCGATACGGGCCTCAGCGCAAAGATCGTCACGCGCATTTTCCAGGGCAATCACTGGCTGTTCCAGTGCGACAGCGAATGTGGTCCTGCGATCGTGATCCGCCAGAATGACGGCCAGTCACAGCCGGCCGAAGGCGAGACCGTTCGTCTTGCATGGCGGCCTGAGGACATGAGCGTGCGCGGAGCTGCCGCATGA